A genomic region of uncultured Paludibaculum sp. contains the following coding sequences:
- a CDS encoding TonB-dependent receptor — translation MFRSTHLALATILLSTSLYAQTALGTITGTITDPQGSGVPNVTVTATALATNLTFTGTSSSDGTYSIGQLPVGRFEVTATASGFKTYKQTNITIEVSQRLRVDIALEVGALTESVNITAEIPRVQTEDSSLGATVERKRIEELPLNGRHVFNLVKIVAGVQPSSRSTDGFAEVNNQTFSQIRINGGPAYGNQFLLDGSVNSAPVHNEIAVVPMSDSVEEFRVETNALKAEYGQTSGGVINVVTKMGGNEFHGSAYEFLRNDAFDARNAFSTQPDPRTGRIKQVLRYNQYGGTVGGPVWIPKVYDGHNRTFFFAGYEQWKWRSTGAPRLGTVAKPEWRDGDFSNLRNGSGALIALFDPATTRANPNGSGYVRDPLPGNIVPANRIDPLSKRVLAYMPAANATATDPYTAANNYIALIPSSSDQGVTTARVDHRMSDKDMLFFRYSGTRNTLRNRGYGLEEADSVARDDQRDNHNAIFSYTRVVTPSIVNDFRLAGSRQWLPFKHPSFDQGWPAKLGYPSQIPQDQFPPVQISGLMTIGQPSFSAGLRAQQYVQIVDSVTIVRGKHNFKAGFDLRWSRLSFINRSNPSGRFDFSASLTGNPLVPANTGFGLASYLLGEVGGGQIGYRPFFQYRSLPLGVYFQDDWKITRRLTLNLGLRYDVSGGPTELHDRHSSFDPFVTNSQTNMPGIMTYSGVNGVPSSYVDLDKNNYGPRVGFAWDPKGDGKTAIRGGYGIIYTISEIGHTQGDNSNALGFSVDTPFTSSGSVPVKAFQFSQGPSTILQPAGANGGPSAYRGFNVQYQDRHGLTPYVQQWNFTIQRSLWGGWTTSAVYAGSRGVKLFGGNYNLNQLDPKYFSMGLDLQTTVANPFYGQIASGARSGATVQKQVLLLAFPDYQSVTTFAANNASSTYHSLQVLVEKRFSSGISALASYTKSKLMSDTISVGGGGNGTSAADFRIGAYNRRLDRAIDQDDVSQRLVTSGVVELPFGRGKKFGGGMNRVLDAAVGGWQLNGIATMQTGTPLVVRGSNNFTGINYPDLVADPSLPSGTPSANKWFNTDAFRNPANFVIGNAPRTLPSTRNPGMLDVSFSIFKTYQFMERYRLETRWEMFNALNTVNLNGPDVSFSPNSAGVNTNANFGRIFSSLEARRMQLGMRLTF, via the coding sequence ATGTTTCGATCAACCCACCTGGCTCTGGCTACCATCTTACTCTCCACGTCGCTGTATGCCCAGACTGCTCTGGGTACCATTACCGGCACCATCACCGATCCCCAAGGATCCGGAGTACCGAACGTAACGGTGACGGCGACGGCACTAGCCACGAACCTGACATTTACAGGCACCAGTTCATCCGATGGCACTTATTCCATTGGCCAGCTACCCGTTGGCCGCTTTGAAGTGACCGCCACGGCGAGCGGTTTCAAAACCTATAAACAAACCAACATCACCATTGAGGTTTCGCAACGTTTGCGTGTCGACATCGCGCTGGAAGTAGGCGCGCTTACAGAAAGCGTCAACATCACGGCCGAGATTCCGCGTGTCCAGACCGAGGACTCGAGCCTCGGCGCGACGGTGGAGCGCAAACGAATTGAGGAGCTGCCGCTGAACGGCCGCCACGTCTTCAACCTTGTAAAGATCGTGGCGGGCGTGCAGCCGAGCAGCCGTTCGACCGACGGCTTCGCCGAGGTGAACAACCAAACCTTCTCGCAGATCCGCATCAACGGTGGCCCTGCCTATGGCAACCAGTTTCTTCTAGACGGCAGCGTCAACTCGGCGCCGGTCCATAACGAGATCGCCGTCGTCCCGATGTCCGACTCCGTGGAAGAGTTCCGTGTCGAGACCAACGCCCTGAAGGCCGAATATGGCCAGACCTCGGGCGGCGTCATCAACGTCGTCACGAAGATGGGTGGCAACGAGTTCCACGGCTCGGCCTACGAGTTCCTGCGCAACGACGCCTTTGACGCGCGCAACGCATTCTCCACCCAGCCCGATCCGCGCACCGGCCGCATCAAGCAGGTGCTGCGCTACAACCAGTACGGTGGCACGGTGGGCGGTCCGGTGTGGATCCCCAAGGTCTACGACGGCCACAACCGCACGTTCTTCTTCGCCGGCTATGAGCAGTGGAAATGGCGGTCGACCGGAGCACCCAGGCTCGGCACCGTGGCCAAACCGGAATGGCGCGACGGCGACTTCTCGAATCTGCGCAATGGTTCCGGCGCGCTGATTGCCCTTTTCGATCCCGCCACGACGCGCGCGAATCCAAACGGCTCAGGCTATGTGCGCGATCCGTTGCCCGGCAACATCGTGCCCGCCAACCGCATCGATCCGTTGTCCAAGCGCGTGTTGGCCTACATGCCGGCGGCGAACGCCACTGCGACCGATCCCTACACCGCCGCCAACAACTACATCGCACTGATCCCGTCCAGCTCCGACCAGGGCGTCACAACGGCTCGCGTCGACCATCGCATGTCGGATAAGGACATGTTGTTCTTCCGTTATTCGGGCACGCGCAACACGCTACGCAACCGCGGCTATGGTCTCGAAGAGGCCGACTCGGTGGCGCGCGACGACCAGCGCGACAACCACAACGCCATCTTCAGCTACACGCGCGTCGTCACTCCTTCCATCGTGAACGACTTCCGCCTGGCCGGTTCCCGCCAGTGGCTGCCGTTCAAGCACCCCAGCTTCGACCAGGGCTGGCCCGCCAAGCTCGGCTACCCCTCGCAGATCCCGCAGGATCAATTCCCGCCTGTCCAGATCTCCGGACTGATGACCATCGGCCAGCCCAGCTTCTCAGCCGGCCTGCGCGCCCAGCAGTACGTGCAGATCGTCGACAGCGTCACCATCGTGCGCGGCAAGCACAACTTCAAGGCCGGCTTCGACCTGCGCTGGTCGCGGCTGAGCTTCATCAACCGTTCCAACCCTTCCGGCCGTTTCGACTTCAGCGCCTCGCTCACCGGCAATCCGCTGGTGCCCGCCAATACTGGTTTCGGTCTCGCTTCCTACCTCCTGGGTGAAGTCGGCGGCGGCCAGATCGGCTATCGCCCCTTCTTCCAATACCGTTCGCTGCCCCTCGGAGTCTACTTCCAGGACGATTGGAAGATCACCCGCCGCCTCACGCTGAACCTCGGTCTGCGCTACGACGTCAGCGGCGGACCGACGGAACTGCACGATCGCCATTCGAGCTTCGATCCGTTCGTCACGAACTCCCAGACCAACATGCCGGGCATCATGACCTACAGCGGCGTGAATGGTGTCCCCTCCAGCTATGTGGATCTGGACAAGAACAACTACGGCCCACGTGTTGGTTTCGCGTGGGACCCGAAGGGTGATGGCAAGACCGCGATTCGCGGCGGCTACGGCATCATCTACACCATCTCCGAAATCGGACATACCCAGGGCGACAACTCGAACGCTCTCGGCTTCTCCGTCGATACGCCGTTCACCAGTTCGGGCAGCGTCCCGGTGAAGGCGTTCCAGTTCAGCCAAGGTCCTTCGACCATCCTGCAGCCGGCCGGCGCTAACGGCGGCCCCTCGGCCTACCGCGGCTTCAACGTGCAGTATCAGGACCGCCACGGCCTCACGCCTTACGTACAACAGTGGAACTTCACCATCCAGCGCTCGCTGTGGGGTGGCTGGACCACCAGTGCCGTATATGCCGGCAGCCGCGGCGTGAAGTTGTTCGGCGGCAACTACAATCTGAATCAGCTCGACCCGAAGTACTTCTCGATGGGCCTCGATCTGCAGACCACGGTGGCAAACCCGTTCTACGGACAGATCGCCTCGGGCGCTCGGTCGGGCGCCACGGTGCAGAAGCAGGTACTGTTGCTCGCATTCCCCGACTACCAGTCGGTGACGACGTTCGCAGCGAACAACGCCAGCTCCACCTATCACTCCCTGCAGGTGCTCGTCGAGAAGCGTTTCTCGTCCGGCATCTCCGCCCTGGCCAGCTACACCAAGAGCAAGCTGATGTCCGACACGATCAGCGTCGGCGGCGGCGGCAACGGCACATCGGCGGCCGACTTCCGCATCGGCGCCTACAACCGGCGGCTCGATCGCGCCATCGACCAGGATGACGTCTCCCAGCGCCTGGTCACCAGCGGTGTCGTGGAACTGCCTTTCGGACGCGGCAAGAAGTTCGGCGGCGGTATGAATCGCGTGCTGGATGCGGCCGTTGGCGGCTGGCAGTTGAACGGCATCGCGACCATGCAGACCGGCACCCCGCTGGTCGTGCGCGGCAGCAACAACTTCACCGGCATCAACTATCCGGACCTGGTGGCGGATCCCTCGCTACCCAGCGGCACGCCATCGGCCAACAAGTGGTTCAACACCGACGCGTTCCGCAACCCGGCCAACTTCGTCATCGGCAATGCGCCCCGTACCCTGCCCAGCACCCGGAACCCCGGCATGCTCGACGTGAGCTTCTCCATCTTCAAGACCTACCAGTTCATGGAGCGCTACCGTCTCGAGACACGCTGGGAGATGTTCAACGCGCTCAACACCGTGAATCTCAATGGGCCCGACGTGAGTTTCTCGCCCAACTCGGCGGGCGTCAACACGAATGCCAACTTCGGCCGCATCTTCAGTTCGCTGGAAGCGCGCCGCATGCAGCTTGGCATGCGTCTGACGTTCTAG
- a CDS encoding FAD-dependent oxidoreductase, with amino-acid sequence MRMFLVLLLAAASAAAQQNYDLVVYGGTAAGFATAVSGARQGLKTALLEPRNHIGGMISGGLSGTDVGRREVIGGLSLEFYYRAGQRYQMDRHLQELSWMPEPGVAESLMRDMLKEAGVTLLEHHRLREKDGVKREGARVSEIVMENGARFQAKVFADATYEGDLMAQSKVTYTYGREGISQYGESLAGVRAVTESHQFAVDIPARDEQGKLLPEVSAEPRGEPGTADKRIQAYNFRVIATNVPENRLPWPKPDGYDPKRYELLARYLTAMTKYMGRPLNFNEVGLFRIIPNGKLDLNNRGGFSTDYIGKNYGYPEGTYAERAKIWKEHEDYQKGFYYFLANDPRVPKELRDEVLSYGLPKDEFQDTGHWPNQLYVREARRMVGEFVSTQKDLQTERTKPDAIGMGSYNSDSHNLQRFVNAKGFVENEGDVQVPVQPYQIPYRVLVPKKSEVTNLLVPVCFSASHIAYSSMRMEPQYMILGHAAGIAAALSIRGGSTLQDINVPELQKKLKDEGAVFEAGIEFQNQGLAAIRKRYAPAPRKGPVPWDRRTAK; translated from the coding sequence ATGAGAATGTTCCTTGTTCTCCTCCTGGCAGCGGCTTCGGCCGCTGCCCAGCAGAACTATGACCTCGTTGTCTACGGCGGCACCGCCGCCGGATTTGCCACGGCCGTCTCCGGCGCCCGCCAGGGCCTGAAGACGGCCCTCCTCGAACCCAGAAACCACATCGGCGGCATGATCAGCGGAGGCCTGTCCGGTACCGATGTCGGCCGCCGCGAAGTGATCGGCGGACTCTCGCTCGAGTTCTACTACCGCGCGGGCCAACGCTACCAGATGGACCGGCACCTGCAGGAACTCTCGTGGATGCCAGAGCCCGGCGTGGCCGAGTCCCTAATGCGCGACATGCTCAAGGAAGCCGGCGTCACGCTGCTGGAACACCACCGCCTGCGCGAGAAGGACGGCGTGAAGCGCGAAGGCGCACGCGTGTCCGAAATCGTCATGGAGAACGGCGCACGCTTCCAGGCCAAGGTCTTCGCAGACGCCACCTACGAAGGCGACCTCATGGCGCAGTCCAAGGTCACCTACACTTACGGCCGCGAAGGCATCAGCCAGTATGGCGAGTCGCTGGCCGGCGTGCGCGCGGTCACCGAAAGCCACCAGTTCGCGGTCGACATTCCGGCGCGCGACGAGCAGGGCAAGCTGCTACCCGAAGTCTCAGCCGAGCCTCGCGGAGAGCCGGGCACCGCCGACAAGCGGATCCAGGCTTACAATTTCCGCGTCATCGCCACCAACGTGCCGGAGAACCGGCTGCCTTGGCCCAAACCCGATGGCTATGACCCGAAGCGGTATGAGCTGCTGGCGCGCTACCTGACGGCTATGACGAAGTACATGGGCCGCCCCCTGAACTTCAACGAAGTCGGCCTGTTCCGCATCATCCCCAACGGCAAGCTGGACCTCAACAATCGCGGCGGCTTCTCCACCGATTACATCGGCAAGAACTACGGCTACCCCGAAGGCACTTACGCCGAGCGCGCGAAGATCTGGAAGGAGCACGAGGACTACCAGAAGGGTTTCTATTACTTCCTGGCCAACGATCCGCGTGTCCCGAAGGAGTTGCGGGATGAAGTCCTGAGCTACGGCCTGCCGAAGGACGAGTTTCAGGACACCGGCCACTGGCCGAACCAGCTCTATGTCCGCGAAGCGCGCCGCATGGTCGGCGAGTTCGTCTCCACCCAGAAGGATCTCCAGACCGAGCGCACTAAGCCGGACGCCATCGGCATGGGCAGCTACAACTCCGATTCGCACAACCTGCAACGGTTCGTGAACGCCAAGGGTTTTGTCGAGAATGAAGGCGACGTGCAGGTGCCCGTGCAGCCCTACCAGATCCCCTACCGGGTGCTGGTGCCGAAGAAGTCCGAAGTGACAAACCTGCTGGTCCCGGTGTGCTTCTCGGCCAGCCACATCGCGTACTCCAGCATGCGCATGGAGCCGCAATACATGATCCTCGGCCACGCGGCGGGCATTGCCGCGGCGCTGTCCATCCGCGGCGGATCCACGCTGCAGGACATCAACGTGCCCGAGTTGCAGAAGAAGCTGAAGGACGAAGGTGCTGTGTTTGAAGCGGGAATCGAGTTCCAGAATCAAGGCTTGGCCGCGATTCGGAAACGCTACGCCCCAGCCCCGAGAAAAGGGCCCGTGCCGTGGGACCGCCGGACGGCGAAGTAG
- a CDS encoding FAD-dependent oxidoreductase: MKKSLLHRGFAALLALTAISCNGTGPETDILIYGATSGGLAAAIQARRMGKTVVVLDPGTHIGGLTTGGLSWTDIGNKIVVGGIAREFYQRIKKKYEDPKLWTSETRDEYFDRRKGQNAKNEDAMWTFEPKVASALYSEMLAEAGIKVITKARLDLSPGKGVVKENGRIKAIVLENGTRYEAKMFIDATYEGDLMAMAGVSYAIGRENNSDYKETWNGSQPNHFHYHQFPEGANVDPYVVKGKPESGLLPIIDPTGPGEEGKGDKRIQAYCYRMCLTNDPKNRLPIEKPAGYDEKDHELLLRFAETGKYHDPSSKYDPIPNMKTDTNNHGAVSTDYMGANWNYPEAGYAEREKINKRHEVYQKGYMWTLQNSPRVPAKLREYYKQWGLPKDEFTENGGWPTQLYIREARRMIGALVMTEHHVMAREIVEDSVGMGAYGMDSHNVQRYITKAGFVRNEGNVQVGGFPPYPVGYRAITPKKDQASNLLVPVALSATHIAYGSIRMEPVFMVLGQSAATAAALAIDANQAVQDVPYPKLRERLLADKQVLEAPAALSKGDIDPRQLEGTVIDSQFAQVTPAWKGSRAHKPTLGPSYFDDMDARDGKARAQFTVKMEKPGRYRVKLLFPPFAKQASNVPVEISGGGKSYQATVNQRQPADWIGTYDLPAEFTVTVTNQGTNGAVAVDGLQIAPAK, encoded by the coding sequence ATGAAGAAATCGCTACTCCACCGCGGGTTCGCGGCGTTGCTGGCCCTTACTGCCATCTCCTGCAACGGCACTGGCCCTGAAACCGACATCCTCATCTATGGCGCCACATCTGGCGGGCTGGCAGCAGCCATTCAGGCCCGGCGCATGGGCAAGACCGTAGTCGTCCTCGATCCCGGCACGCACATCGGCGGCCTCACCACCGGCGGCCTGAGCTGGACCGACATCGGCAACAAGATCGTCGTGGGCGGCATCGCCCGCGAATTCTACCAGCGCATCAAGAAGAAGTACGAGGATCCGAAGCTGTGGACGTCCGAGACGCGCGACGAATACTTCGACCGCCGCAAAGGCCAGAACGCCAAGAACGAAGATGCCATGTGGACCTTCGAGCCCAAGGTGGCCAGCGCCCTCTACTCCGAGATGCTGGCCGAGGCCGGCATCAAGGTGATCACGAAGGCGCGCCTCGACCTCAGCCCCGGCAAAGGCGTAGTCAAGGAGAACGGGCGCATCAAGGCGATCGTGTTGGAAAACGGCACGCGCTATGAAGCGAAGATGTTCATCGATGCCACCTACGAAGGCGACCTCATGGCCATGGCCGGAGTCTCCTACGCGATCGGCCGCGAGAACAACTCCGACTACAAGGAGACCTGGAACGGCTCGCAGCCCAATCACTTCCACTACCACCAGTTCCCCGAGGGCGCGAACGTCGATCCCTACGTCGTCAAGGGCAAGCCCGAGAGCGGCCTCCTGCCCATCATCGACCCCACCGGACCCGGCGAAGAGGGCAAGGGCGACAAACGCATTCAGGCCTACTGCTACCGCATGTGCCTGACCAACGATCCGAAGAATCGCCTACCGATCGAGAAGCCCGCGGGCTACGACGAGAAGGATCACGAACTGCTCCTCCGCTTCGCCGAGACGGGCAAGTATCACGATCCGTCCAGCAAATACGACCCCATCCCGAACATGAAGACCGACACCAACAACCACGGCGCGGTCTCCACCGACTACATGGGCGCGAACTGGAACTACCCCGAGGCCGGCTACGCCGAGCGCGAGAAGATCAACAAGCGGCACGAGGTCTATCAGAAGGGCTACATGTGGACCCTCCAGAACAGCCCGCGCGTGCCCGCAAAGCTCCGTGAGTATTACAAGCAGTGGGGCCTGCCGAAGGATGAGTTCACCGAAAACGGCGGCTGGCCGACTCAGCTCTACATCCGCGAAGCACGGCGCATGATCGGCGCGCTGGTCATGACCGAGCACCACGTAATGGCGCGCGAGATCGTGGAAGACTCCGTCGGCATGGGTGCCTACGGCATGGACTCCCACAACGTCCAGCGCTACATCACCAAGGCCGGCTTCGTCCGCAACGAAGGCAACGTGCAGGTCGGCGGCTTCCCGCCATACCCTGTCGGCTATCGCGCCATCACGCCCAAGAAGGACCAGGCTTCGAACCTGCTGGTGCCCGTGGCCCTGTCGGCGACCCACATCGCCTACGGCTCCATCCGCATGGAACCCGTCTTCATGGTGCTCGGTCAATCGGCTGCCACAGCCGCCGCACTAGCCATCGACGCCAATCAGGCGGTGCAGGACGTGCCTTACCCGAAACTGCGGGAACGCCTGCTGGCCGACAAGCAGGTTCTGGAGGCTCCGGCCGCCCTCAGCAAGGGCGACATCGATCCCCGGCAGCTCGAAGGTACGGTGATCGACAGCCAGTTCGCTCAGGTCACTCCGGCCTGGAAGGGCAGCCGTGCGCACAAGCCCACGCTCGGTCCTTCTTACTTCGACGACATGGATGCGCGCGACGGCAAGGCCCGGGCGCAGTTCACGGTGAAGATGGAGAAGCCCGGGCGCTACCGCGTCAAGCTGCTCTTCCCGCCGTTCGCCAAGCAGGCCTCCAACGTGCCGGTGGAGATCAGCGGCGGAGGCAAGAGCTACCAGGCCACAGTGAACCAGCGGCAACCGGCCGACTGGATCGGCACCTACGATCTGCCGGCCGAGTTCACGGTGACGGTGACCAACCAGGGCACCAACGGAGCCGTGGCGGTGGACGGTCTCCAGATCGCTCCAGCCAAGTAA
- a CDS encoding ABC transporter permease — MSDIFRRIRYLMNRSRHDEELANDMEFHREMAGHSNFGDTLRLREDAREAWGWMWIDRLGQDLRYAARVLRNAPGFTLAAVLMLALGIGVNVAAFGFLNLIVLKPLPVRDPDTLLRFKRSAPERYAYSLPYQEMAFVRSHAKTLSAVMALNTARLTMEGKEGPASVHFVTTNFFSELGAAPRFGRLLDASRDDAPDAPLVAVLSHGFWRSQFGSDPSVVGRAIRLNGRLLAIVGVAAEEFSGLSMDKPDLWAPLVQQPQIVTGSHLLTELTEGVGVRTWGRMQPGVTPQGVEQELRYIIADFRQQHPAEIWEKESLVSQPGGYAKSLMIGDRSGTGTEQPDKLYPLAVLIGSLVFLILAAACSNLGGLLLARGVSREREISIRTAIGAGTGRLIRQLFTESVVLGLLGSVAGLALGYLVLKLMMAWTGAPDWLDPSPDWPVAAFATGIGFVSAILFGLAPAIQVARRRHRSTFSKQLLIGAQVAASCVLLIVAGLLIRALDHALSASPGFEYEKAIAVMPGLGSHGYTPEQSRAYVDALKDRMRELPGVASVSATATPPLAGSNVMVVGVTIDGRHLDVHWNRVDPGFLETMEIPIRAGRTLTSSDASGILISESLARKSWPNENPLGKHFLSGEDQAGAQVPYTVIGITRDARMDAMEDPDAVDAYMLPGKDDLTKMAVVVRMSGSLESIVPAVSSIARSIDPRVHPRVQTLKGAFRQKMEGIERGTAAAAVLGASALLLACLGIVGLVAYAVSRKRKEIGIRMALGARPGHILSLVLMQFSRPVAAGLIVGIGGAAALSDLLRRQLFGISPLDPVAYAAATAVFIATVVLAALIPARRALRVNPTNALRCD; from the coding sequence ATGAGCGACATCTTCCGCCGTATCCGTTATCTGATGAACCGCAGCCGGCATGACGAGGAACTCGCCAATGATATGGAGTTCCACCGGGAGATGGCGGGTCACTCCAATTTCGGCGACACGCTGCGCCTACGCGAAGACGCGCGGGAGGCGTGGGGCTGGATGTGGATCGACCGGCTGGGGCAGGATCTGCGCTACGCGGCGCGGGTGCTGCGCAATGCGCCGGGATTCACGTTGGCGGCCGTGCTGATGCTCGCGCTGGGTATTGGAGTGAATGTCGCTGCTTTCGGGTTCTTGAACCTGATTGTGCTGAAGCCGCTGCCGGTGCGGGACCCGGACACGCTGCTGCGCTTCAAACGCAGTGCGCCGGAGCGTTACGCCTACTCTCTGCCCTACCAGGAGATGGCGTTTGTCCGCAGCCACGCGAAAACGCTGTCCGCCGTGATGGCCCTGAACACGGCGCGATTGACGATGGAAGGCAAGGAAGGCCCGGCCTCGGTGCATTTCGTCACCACGAATTTCTTCAGTGAGCTGGGCGCGGCGCCGAGGTTCGGGCGGCTGCTGGATGCGTCTCGGGACGATGCTCCGGATGCGCCGCTGGTGGCGGTGCTGAGCCACGGGTTCTGGCGCAGCCAGTTCGGCTCCGATCCCTCCGTCGTGGGCCGGGCCATTCGCCTGAACGGCAGGCTGCTGGCCATCGTCGGCGTCGCCGCGGAGGAGTTCAGCGGCCTCAGTATGGATAAGCCGGATCTGTGGGCTCCACTGGTGCAGCAGCCGCAGATCGTCACGGGCAGCCACCTGCTGACGGAGTTGACAGAGGGCGTCGGGGTGCGGACCTGGGGCCGCATGCAGCCGGGCGTCACGCCGCAGGGCGTGGAGCAGGAACTGCGGTACATCATCGCCGACTTCCGGCAGCAGCATCCGGCGGAGATCTGGGAGAAGGAATCGCTGGTCAGCCAGCCCGGCGGCTATGCGAAGAGCCTGATGATCGGCGATCGCAGCGGCACGGGTACGGAACAGCCAGACAAGCTGTATCCGCTGGCGGTGCTCATCGGGTCGCTGGTCTTCCTCATTCTCGCGGCGGCGTGCAGCAACCTGGGCGGGCTGCTGCTGGCGCGCGGCGTCTCGCGTGAGAGAGAGATCTCGATTCGTACGGCCATCGGCGCCGGGACGGGCCGGCTGATCCGGCAGTTGTTCACGGAGAGTGTGGTGCTGGGGCTGCTAGGCTCGGTGGCGGGCCTTGCGTTGGGCTACCTGGTGCTGAAGCTGATGATGGCCTGGACGGGGGCTCCGGATTGGCTGGACCCGAGTCCGGACTGGCCGGTGGCCGCTTTCGCGACCGGCATCGGCTTCGTGTCCGCGATTCTCTTCGGACTCGCACCGGCGATCCAGGTGGCCCGGCGGCGGCACCGGTCGACGTTCTCGAAGCAACTGCTGATTGGGGCGCAGGTGGCGGCCAGTTGTGTCCTGCTCATCGTGGCGGGCCTGCTGATCCGTGCTTTGGACCATGCATTGTCCGCGAGCCCGGGCTTTGAATATGAGAAGGCCATTGCGGTAATGCCCGGGCTGGGCTCACACGGCTACACACCGGAACAGTCACGTGCCTATGTCGACGCGCTGAAGGACCGCATGCGCGAGCTGCCCGGGGTGGCTTCGGTATCCGCCACGGCGACACCGCCGCTGGCCGGCAGCAACGTGATGGTGGTGGGCGTCACCATCGATGGCCGGCACCTGGACGTGCACTGGAACCGCGTCGATCCCGGGTTCCTGGAGACGATGGAGATCCCGATCCGTGCCGGCAGGACGCTGACGTCTTCCGATGCGTCGGGGATTCTTATCAGCGAGAGCCTGGCCCGCAAGTCGTGGCCCAACGAGAATCCGCTGGGGAAGCACTTTCTTTCCGGAGAAGACCAGGCGGGCGCGCAGGTGCCGTACACGGTGATCGGAATCACCCGGGATGCACGGATGGACGCGATGGAGGATCCGGACGCCGTGGATGCGTACATGTTGCCCGGCAAGGACGATCTGACGAAGATGGCCGTGGTGGTGCGCATGTCCGGCTCGCTGGAGTCGATTGTGCCGGCCGTGTCGTCGATCGCGCGGTCGATTGATCCGCGGGTCCATCCACGTGTCCAAACGTTGAAGGGCGCCTTCCGCCAGAAGATGGAGGGAATTGAGCGGGGGACGGCGGCGGCGGCCGTTTTGGGCGCCAGCGCTCTGCTATTGGCCTGTCTGGGCATTGTTGGATTGGTGGCGTATGCGGTCTCGCGCAAGAGGAAGGAGATCGGGATCCGGATGGCGCTGGGGGCGCGGCCGGGCCATATCCTGTCTCTGGTGCTGATGCAGTTCTCGCGGCCGGTGGCGGCGGGGCTCATCGTGGGCATCGGCGGGGCTGCCGCGCTGTCTGACCTGCTGCGGCGGCAGTTGTTTGGGATCAGCCCGCTGGATCCAGTCGCCTACGCCGCCGCCACTGCGGTGTTCATCGCTACCGTGGTGCTGGCCGCGTTGATTCCAGCGCGCCGGGCTTTGCGGGTGAATCCGACGAACGCCCTGCGCTGCGACTGA
- a CDS encoding PadR family transcriptional regulator, with product MPKKEMPAGALVLLILRVLQSGSMHGYAMAQKIHVLSSEVLHVEEGSLYPALQKILLKGWATSEWGLSETNRKVRFYNLTPAGRKQLETELADYSRVAEAIQSVLKTA from the coding sequence ATGCCTAAGAAAGAAATGCCTGCCGGCGCGCTGGTGCTTCTGATCCTGCGTGTGCTTCAGTCCGGATCGATGCATGGCTACGCCATGGCGCAGAAGATCCACGTGTTGTCGTCCGAGGTGCTGCATGTGGAGGAGGGGTCGCTGTATCCGGCGCTGCAGAAGATCCTGCTGAAAGGCTGGGCGACCTCGGAATGGGGCCTCTCCGAGACCAATCGCAAGGTCCGTTTCTACAACCTGACACCGGCGGGACGGAAGCAGCTCGAAACCGAGCTCGCGGACTACAGCCGCGTGGCCGAGGCCATCCAGTCCGTACTCAAGACCGCCTGA